A region of Solanum dulcamara chromosome 7, daSolDulc1.2, whole genome shotgun sequence DNA encodes the following proteins:
- the LOC129894676 gene encoding uncharacterized protein LOC129894676, with amino-acid sequence MGNHSSPTPLSSSQESSTITRIRDFLRMNPPVFTGSKVEENPHNFIDEIWKILKEMHITEIEGVELVSYQLKDVANVWYDQWEQSHREDAGPTVWDKFESAFLDHFFPQELWKTKVEEFLNLKKESMTVKEYSLKFIQLSKYALEIIPHMMSKMRKFVSGLGKYNECPSKRQGDRGSRALFSSTTPQNRGNQRDASSGACRGTNSLYAMGSRQD; translated from the exons ATGGGTAACcatagttcaccaactcctcTCTCTAGCTCTCAAGAGTCGTCTACCATcacaaggattagagattttcttaGGATGAACCCGCCAGTCTTCACAgggtctaaggttgaggagAATCCTCacaatttcattgatgagatatggaagatcctgaaagaGATGCATATTACCgagattgagggtgttgagttggtttcctaccaactcaaggatgtggcgaATGTGTGGTATGACCAGTGGGAGCAGAGTCACAGGGAGGATGCTGGACCTACAGTTTGGGATAAGTTTGAAagtgcttttcttgaccacttctttccccaagagctatgGAAAACAAAAGTTGAGGAGTTTTTGAACCTCAAGAAGGAGAGCATGACTGTAaaggagtatagtttgaagtttattcagttgtccaaatatgccctaGAAATAATTCCTCATATGATGtctaagatgagaaagtttgtctcgGGCCTAGGCaaatat aatgagtgtccttcaaagagacaggGAGATAGAGGTAGTAGAGCTCTGTTTTCTTCTACAAcaccacagaatagaggtaatcaaagaGATGCATCTTCAGGTGCATGCAGGGGAACAAACTCTCTGTacgctatgggtagtcgccaagactaA
- the LOC129893910 gene encoding peptide-N4-(N-acetyl-beta-glucosaminyl)asparagine amidase A-like, translating to MSTSINTAFLLFFFFIAPFSSSLPQHHSHFIKHSTLSRNINPHPYIEVTRPLPFTNLTPSCFRPSFTHNFGNTYGLPPVSVSYSSPINCSWTHVVLQFNVSCKGEQYDRIAAVWLDGAEILRTSTAEPTDDGIFWTVTKDVTKYTSILVKENITLSVMLENLVNDIFTGIYHVNVTFLYYDAKNVAGLRLNNYVDNPISMGVRKLGSLMGSDDRPADLILPISANGDNRLWFLIESESELYGQNVVIPRNTYKAVMEIYVSFHGNDEFWYSNPPDSYIETNNLTTKRGHGAYREVLLKIDENLVGSFVPFPVVFTGGINPLFWEPVVSIGAFDLPSYDIDLTPFLGLLLDDKSHFLSLGVADSIPFWLVDGNLHLWVDNCALPCDVQAKVIDYGTPKFNIERSSSFQGLDGSCEIEMKRKSKVSGWVNSASGNLTTIVSREVKFKNKIKFYLNGTEKRVRQNVREETIVRVLSDTGITISRTTMKKMYPLSMTTKSSPSSENDTSLMLTDLDHEWRERKSIGGSSISLINRQKCNGWMVVQDHDVLSGGATTQQTYSYRDEVGCYSRIVSAANGTLMNDTASSLCSFSAL from the coding sequence ATGAGCACCTCCATTAATACTgcttttctcctcttcttcttcttcattgccCCATTTTCTTCTTCACTACCACAACATCATTCCCATTTCATCAAACACAGTACTCTTTCCCGCAACATTAATCCACATCCATACATCGAAGTCACTCGCCCATTACCCTTTACTAACCTCACTCCATCTTGCTTTCGTCCCTCATTCACCCACAATTTCGGCAACACATATGGCCTTCCACCAGTATCCGTCTCTTACTCCTCTCCAATCAATTGTTCTTGGACCCATGTGGTTCTCCAGTTCAATGTATCTTGCAAAGGCGAACAGTACGACCGTATTGCCGCCGTTTGGCTAGACGGCGCTGAGATCCTCCGTACCAGCACTGCTGAGCCTACAGATGATGGAATTTTCTGGACTGTAACAAAAGATGTCACCAAGTACACTTCTATTCTTGTTAAGGAGAATATTACTCTTTCTGTTATGCTGGAAAATCTTGTTAACGACATTTTCACTGGAATATATCATGTGAATGTTACTTTTCTATACTATGATGCTAAGAACGTCGCTGGGCTTCGATTGAATAATTATGTTGATAATCCTATTTCAATGGGAGTGAGAAAACTGGGTAGTTTGATGGGTTCAGATGACAGACCAGCGGATTTGATTTTGCCCATATCGGCAAATGGAGATAATAGACTTTGGTTCCTAATTGAGAGTGAATCGGAATTGTATGGGCAAAACGTTGTGATTCCAAGGAATACTTATAAAGCTGTGATGGAGATTTATGTATCATTTCACGGGAATGATGAGTTTTGGTACTCGAATCCACCAGATTCATATATAGAGACGAACAATTTGACCACAAAGAGAGGACATGGAGCGTATAGGGAGGTTTTGTTGAAGATAGATGAGAATTTGGTGGGATCTTTTGTACCCTTTCCGGTGGTATTCACAGGAGGAATCAATCCTTTATTCTGGGAACCAGTGGTTTCAATTGGTGCCTTTGATCTTCCTTCTTATGATATTGATTTAACGCCATTTTTGGGGCTTCTGCTTGATGATAAATCCCACTTTTTGAGTCTTGGAGTGGCAGATAGTATCCCATTTTGGTTAGTGGATGGGAATTTGCATCTATGGGTAGATAATTGTGCATTGCCATGTGATGTTCAGGCTAAAGTTATTGATTATGGTACTCCAAAGTTTAACATTGAGCGGTCTTCGAGCTTTCAAGGACTTGACGGGTCATGTGAGATTGAGATGAAGAGGAAGAGCAAGGTTTCAGGGTGGGTGAATTCAGCTTCAGGAAATTTGACTACAATAGTCTCCAGAGAAGTGAAATTTAAGAATAAGATAAAGTTCTATCTTAATGGTACTGAGAAAAGGGTAAGACAGAATGTGAGAGAAGAGACTATAGTACGTGTACTGTCTGATACAGGTATCACGATTTCTCGGACTACTATGAAGAAGATGTATCCACTTAGCATGACCACTAAGAGTTCGCCTTCGTCAGAGAATGATACAAGCTTGATGCTTACTGATCTAGACCATGAATGGAGGGAGAGGAAGTCCATTGGGGGTTCATCAATCTCCTTGATAAATCGGCAGAAATGCAATGGATGGATGGTCGTTCAAGATCATGATGTTCTATCTGGTGGTGCCACCACTCAACAAACTTATTCTTATAGGGATGAAGTTGGTTGCTATTCTCGGATAGTTTCAGCTGCCAATGGCACGCTTATGAACGATACTGCAAGCAGTCTTTGTTCATTTTCAGCTTTGTGA
- the LOC129893911 gene encoding eukaryotic translation initiation factor 2 subunit alpha homolog, translating into MATNSPNLECRMYEAKYPEVDQAVMIQVKSMADSGAYVALLEYNNIEGMILFSELSRRRIRSISSLIKVGRIEPVMVLRVDKEKGYIDLSKRRVSEEDISACEERYNKSKLVHSIMRHVAETMGIDLEDLYIHVGWPLYRKYGHAFEAFKLVVSDPDSILNSLTRDVKEIGPDGKEVTKVAPALSEEVKDALVKNIRRRMTPQPLKIRADIEMKCFQFDGVLHIKEAMRKAEAAGNDDCPVKIKLVAPPAYVLNTQTLDKEQGIAILTKAIAACTEEIERHKGKLAVKEAPRAVSEREDKLLAEQMAKLGRENEEISGDEDSEEEEDTGMGEIDVENSGTGIRE; encoded by the exons ATGGCAACCAACTCCCCGAACCTCGAATGCCGAATGTACGAGGCCAAGTACCCAGAAGTAGACCAAGCAGTAATGATACAGGTGAAAAGCATGGCTGACAGTGGCGCCTACGTTGCCCTTCTTGAGTACAATAACATTGAAGGAATGATCCTTTTCTCTGAGCTGTCTCGTCGTCGTATTCGGAGTATTAGCAGTCTTATCAAAGTTGGCCGCATCGAACCGGTTATGGTTCTTAGGGTTGATAAGGAGAAAGGATATATCGATCTCAGTAAACGTAGGGTTTCCGAGGAAGATATTTCGGCTTGTGAGGAGAGGTATAATAAGAGTAAGCTTGTCCATTCAATCATGCGTCATGTTGCTGAAACCATGGGAATTGATCTGGAG GACTTGTACATTCATGTAGGTTGGCCTTTATACAGAAAATATGGTCATGCTTTTGAG GCATTCAAATTGGTTGTCAGTGATCCAGATTCAATTCTTAATTCCCTCACCCGTGATGTTAAAGAAATTGGCCCTGATGGGAAGGAG GTAACTAAGGTTGCTCCTGCTTTATCTGAAGAAGTTAAAGATGCATTAGTAAAAAATATTAGGAGGAGAATGACTCCACAGCCATTGAAGATTCGAGCAGATATTGAGATGAAATGTTTTCAGTTTGACGGCGTTCTTCACATTAAG GAAGCTATGCGTAAAGCTGAAGCTGCTGGTAATGATGATTGCCCTGTTAAAATTAAACTTGTTGCTCCTCCAGCATATGTGCTCAATACTCAGACTCTTGACAAG GAGCAAGGCATAGCAATCCTTACTAAAGCAATTGCAGCTTGCACTGAGGAAATAGAGCGTCACAAAGGAAAACTTGCTGTCAAGGAGGCTCCAAGAGCG GTGAGTGAACGGGAAGACAAATTGCTTGCTGAACAGATGGCTAAGCTCGGTCGTGAAAATGAGGAGATCAGTGGTGATGAAGATAGTGAAGAGGAGGAAGATACGGGGATGGGAGAAATTGACGTGGAGAACTCAGGAACTGGAATTAGAGAGTAA